TTAGCAATGAAGCAAGCAGCTTTTGGTATGAAGTGAGCTGGCGACCTTTGTCAATAAGGAGTTCAGCAAGTTCAAATCCAAGTGTCTTGGAGTTTGGATTAATTGGGCACATATTGGAAATTATTGGATACCATGGAAGCGATGGTGGTAACCACTTCAAATGTCTTGAAGTTCTTCTCTAAATGACATCTTAATTATTGACAGCAAGACACAAGAACAGATGGCTGTAAATCAAAGGAACACCTGAAAATGACTCTTTATATGATCATGGTTTGAGTCATTCGTTTATCTAGTTCTCTTGATAGATCCAAGGTGCTGAGTTAAAACATTTCAATGCCATTTTTCATACATCATAATGACATGTATGGCAAgtgtatttaaaaacacatgaatatcCCAATTAATCTGTACTGCAATGAGCTGTGTCGCCATATGAATCACATTAGAAATAACTGAACCCAAACCCAACTCTTTACAACTCTTGATAAAGCATCCatggagtttaaaaaaaaaacttttactgCTATAATATCAATACCTTATTCAGTACTTTATTCTgagaaatataaacatgtttttcatacaAGAACTTTGACTAAATGCATcttaaaattattaattattattattagtaaaatgattattttaatcagGATCTGTCTGATCAAGGAGCAGACAAACTTATGATCAGATATTTAGTTTAGACTTTCAGGACTGGACAAAGTTACATATGCATCAAAACTTGGAACCAAATCTTTTATCACTAATTTTAGTATAGACGGTTTTCAGTCAGTACCACAGAACCATCCCATGCATCTCCCACCAGCCTCCCAACCCAGTCCTGGATCTCTGCGGAGCTGAATCGAGCCTGTTGGTCTGGTCGTAGACATCTAGCATTCATGGGGAATCCGGGGGATTTGGACTGGGATTAGCAGTGGATTAGTGGTTATGTCAGATGCTGCTGCGGTTTGTGGAGATTATGAGGGATTCGAGGACTGAATGGCCCGTGAccaacaggaggagagggagcgtCGCCTGACATTTATATTAGAAAGAGATGGATCATAAAAGCTCAGAGCAGACGGATGAAATCGCTGTCGGAGAAcatcaaacacagcagagttTACAGCAGACCTCTGCCATATTGATCCCTCAGGTACCAGGGATTATTAAAGGCATATTGATGATGGTGTTTGAGAGTCAGGACGGGTCAGTTCGATTATTTACCGCTCTAAAAACCAGACCAGCAATCTGAAGTCCTGCATGTTGCATCCGCAGTATCTGCGGGTCTGAAGTCATAGACCCAAACTCACTATATTGTCTTTGTAGGTCCGGCTCTGCCCATGGCCACGGTGGACATTAAGAATCCGGAGATCAACAATGTCCGATTCCACAACTCCCACAGCCACCAGCAGCCGTACCACCTCAACAACATGCTGAGCCACGGCGGCCTGACCCGCAAGGACAAGAAGACCAAaggcaagaagaagaagctgacGAAGGCCGACATTGGCACACCCAGCAACTTCCAGTGAGTCGCACACCACAGATTGAAACCTCACTGAAACAGAACATGATGCAGTTTCCACCcagtcattcagtcatgttGGTTTCAGTTCATTAAGCATGTcccatatttcccaaaatgcaacTCGGTAGTGTCTTTCATTAAATCCTCCCTGCGTCCAAACCTCCAGATTGTCACTATTCTAcctctgtgtatttattattatccttgttatttattgttttatatactatatattacTGTGCATTATCTTGTGTtggtttgtatttttcagttttgctgcCAGAGGAGAGCGTCTAACCAAAGCTTCTGTATGTCCTCATGTCCTTGTAGCTTTCTGGTATAAATCTGTAGTTTCCATGGTGAAGCAGAGATACTCGAGTGGTGACACTCGTCTCctccagagacacagaggacattGTTTTACTGTTTCCTCAGTCTGAGTAGAAGAAACACTCAGGATTAgtgaagagacaaaacaagtgGAGCGTCCACGAAACCAGGAACTGATGGATGGCTTGGTAAATAGAAATCAGGGATGAAACGTGCAGAAAGTTTGTCGTTGATCTGCTAAAACTTTCACAGCTCCACTGTCAAACTCAGTCTGAGTGAGATAATAAACACTGAACTTcctctttaaaaacacttttaaaaacGTGCAGTTTCAGCTGATTTAAAAAGATGGAAGAAGTTGGACTGAAGCAGCCACAGACCTGAAACACTCTGTAAAGTCTGAGCCTCAATGACCACACTGTGTCTgaccagtgtgtgtgggaggttcACTGTTTAACATGCGCACAAGGCCGCCCACATGCACATGCTAAATAGTTGCTGTACtaatgtatatttatatgtgtgtgtgtgtgtgtgtgtgtgtggacacatgTATGATCTCACCATCTGTCCCGTCTTCTTCAGGCACATCGGTCACGTGGGCTGGGATCCAAACACAGGTTTTGATGTAAGTattctatacacacacacacacactcacaggaacACAATAGTGACCTGTGTGGTGGCTGCATGATGAAATAATCACACAATAGGCTCTTGTTGCTTCCTGCTCATATTCACAAACATCTCGCTGCATCTCAGAAGCTGCAGACACAGAATGTTCCAGAGAATCAGGACGAAGTTTTGTGAACTCGTTACACAGCTGCAGGCCACAGATATATTACTTAACTAATTAATTAGAATAAATACAAACCCCTATAAGGCTCCTGTTTTTACAACAAACTCAAAAAGCAATAATTTCATGAATAAATGTGGCACAAAAAATCTAAGTTCTGCATCCGGAACCTTTCTCCACCATCGTGTTGTAATGTTGATTACACAGTGTAAAGGCCATAGTATGACTGGTTCCCTATGAGCTTCACTTTCTGCCATCTAACGTGAATACAGTcctgcatgttagcatgttagcgcTTCTTGTtcgtggtgtagttggtttatagcctaacattagcttcttacttctggaggttggatttaggcttcaaacatcagaacagtggtgttcatctgtgaagatgatctgatcaactaaacctgaaggatcatCACTGCAGGACTGTATTTTAGTGCAAATATTAAGGTTGAATTGACGGCACAAAGGGAGTGTCACTGACCAAACAAAACCGAAAGAGGACAGAGTTTTTGTTTCCCTCTATAGCTATCGATATCTTCCCCCAGGTGGAGGAGATGGTGGTCAGTGCAACAACCAGAGTCATCGTGGAAActcagcaaagaaaaagaacagttttggctgattaaaaacagacaatgaTGAACAGAGCCCAGTTTTTTAAGCAGTAATGAAGCTTCATGCGTGAAATACCTGAGAAGGAGAACTGCATTTAAGATGTTTGGAAGCTGTTTAGAAACactgagcagagctgctgatgtgTTAACGTTTGAGATGGAGGATTGTTGTCAGGCTGGAGGCAGGGTGTACTTCCACCTGATGGCCACCAGATGTCAGACTGACACTGTGACTGACTGCAGAAACTCAACTGCTGACTGCACTGTGGACAAAATGAATACTCGTCTGAAAGTCAAAGAGGAGCAGGAAACTCTGCTTTAATGTGAAATGGACCAAAccttaaaaaatacagttaaaactCAGTGGAGTTGAGCCTAGATCACGAAACAGTGTTTGATCAAAGACTAGATAAGCACAACACAGATTTCTTCCATCATCAGTGTAGGATCTTAAATTGTTTTCCGTGTCTTGGATGTTGCAGCTGAACAACCTGGACCCTGAGCTGAAGAACCTGTTCGACATGTGCGGCATCTCTGAGGCTCAGCTGAAGGACCGAGAGACGTCCAAGGTCATCTACGACTTCATCGAGAAGAAGGGAGGGGTGGAGGCTGTGAAGAACGAGCTGAGGAGGCAGGGTGAGGACACGAACACACTCTGTGATTTATCAAACCAATCAGAAATAATAATCAAACGCTGCAGCGTCCAGTGAAGAATGAAGCTCTTGTCAGTGTCACCAGGACTTTTGTTTTGGCGAGTTAGTGACGCTgacagcagcccagcaggagagacgCTCCACGCTGCTGTAGAGATTCATATTTAAGCATTTATTGATCAGCACTCAACTGATCGAGAGGCGTtaacacacaatacaaacagTTGTCAGCAGCATCACATGTTCACAGTGAGCTTCGTTATTTCTGAGCTGGAAGTGTTCCCACGCCAAACTTCTGCTCTCTTCTCGTTCACCTTGGATTTCTCTGACAGCTCGAAGGCAGCTCAGTTTAACCTGCTAAACTTtaacagcgcctcctgctggtcacTGACATGTGGTGAAAATCATTGTACTGCTTtaagacacacaacacaacctcGATGATTCGAACGAATCTATTGGATTTCACATGATGGACAAAATTCCTATCAGTGATTAATCTCGCCCATCCCTCGCctgcagtgtctctgctgcattttgttgCAACGTAATGAAGTCGCAATAACCCGACTCTGCAAagagcttttaatttgaaacaatggttacaggaagtggagacagttAGAtttaactagctaacattaagttgTATTAACCATTGGTTTTCACTCTACCGGACAAATCCTGATGAGCGGCTGATGGACCAGCAGAAACTCTGTAAAGTTTCTATTGGCtgatttgagtgtgtgtgttcgctGAATCGtcatcttcattttaaaaagttaaatctGATTCAAGCTGTAATTTACGCTGCATCACAGAGTGACTGACAGCTTTTACCTCAGGTGAGAGTTTACACCAAGAACATGACACCTGGGATCTGTGATGTAGCATCAAATCAGAAGTCTGGGATTTTGAAGCCCTGTCTGTTTTTGACGACCTAATAAATAGagtatttttcatcattttaaattcaCAGATGATTATTTTTTGCTTCGTCTTGAACTGTCGTTTCCTTCCAttctcctttatttttctgtcagacGACAGATTTGAGGTCGGCAGATGAAACCGTTTCCtgtgtctgatgtttttctgttcatgttttattcatgttaacCTGAGCTGGTGTGAAATCAGGAGAGACGAGTGCAGAgtgatctgaatctgaatctcaGACGTCCACAGTTTGGATAAATGACGTAGCTGCCATGTTTACGGCGTAGCTCCTAAACATGGAGTATAAATCCAGGTGATGTTAAAACCTGATCttgtgtctctctcctcccccctgcagctccccctccacctccttctcgTGGCGgacccccccctcctcctcctccccctccccacaGCTCtgcacctccccctcctccccctccatccaGAGGGGGCCGGGgtgcccctcctcctcctcctccatccagaGCGCCggcctcagctcctcctccgcCGCCTCCCTCCAGACCAGGAACTCTGGGTGCCCcgcctccccctccacctcccaccaGAGGAGGTCAccagccccctcctcctccccaccatcaccaccaccaccagcctccacctcctcctcctccgtccgCCTCACACTCTTCCATCGCCCCTCAagccccgcctcctcctcctcccccgctAGCACAGCAGTCTCCAGTCAGCGGTGGGGGCTCtgcccctgctcctcctcccccacctcctcctccacctcccccacccggccctcctcctcctctggagcTGGACGGTGTCGGCGGAGGTGGAGACTCTCCTCATTCGCCTAGCCCTGGTGGGAAGTCGGCGCTGCTGGAGCAGATCAGAGGAGGAACCCAGCTGAAGAAGGTGGAGCAGAACCACCGAGCGCCGGCCTCCAGCACCGGACGAGATGCCCTGCTGGACCAGATCCGACAGGGAATCCAGCTCAAGACCGTAAGACTAGAGCTTAGAGTCTAAAGTCTAGACTGTATTTTATCGTCTGACAAATGAGAGTTCCCGAGTGTTTCTGAAAAATCAAAAGgttaaaataacaattaaaaagaaacataattgTACCTGTAACATCCTCAGCTGgatctgttttgtttgtctccaGGTGTCGGACCATTCAGAGTCTGGTCCTCCAACGCCAGCTCCTACTGCGGGCATCGTTGGCGCTCTCATGGAAGTAATGCAGAAGAGGAGCAAAGCCATCCATTCCTCAGGTACCTCTGCTGACAGGCTGTTTGCATTCACCTCAGACACACTCAGCGTGACTGCAgtcaataccagactccattgacaaaaacagaaattttaccgctcagaacacaggagctgctggaataccactgcctccatctgttagtgtgtttgtgttactgtgtgactttcagtggtggaagaagtaatcagatacttcacaaaagtaaaaataccacacaacacaagaaacacactaacagatggaggcagaggtattccagctctgctctgtaaaattcctgtttgtcagtggagtctggtagtgatatatagtgatgtttcttcccaaacttttcctttaagatGGAATGCTAATTCCTCAGTTCTGTATTTCCTGCGGCTTCTGAAAAAGATTTGTTCTTTCTGTAAATTTTCCTTTTATGATATTTTCCTTCTCTAGATGAAGACGAGGATGACGACGAAGACGAGGACTTTGAGGATGATGACGAGTGGGACGACTAGTGATGACTCTCCTGTTCCTCCAACCCTCCCCTGTCCACCCCCTCCACCTATCGCTGACACTAAAATATCTTCTAAAAATCTTCCAGAATCTGACTAAAAGTGTAATGTAAATGTTGTATGAAtttgctgtatatttatttttgccttttttgcttttttgtttttctatgatTATGATAATTAATCTGTGCAATACCTCATCCGTTAAATCTGTAACGTTCGTCGCGCACCCTCGTCGTTATGGACCGTCCACTTCCCCCTCGTCCTGTCATTAGAAAGCACTTAAATTCATCATCAGCACAACGTGGAGACACAGCCGGCTACATTTCATTATCAGTAATCAATAATATAAAACACTAGCTGCTCCACAGAGAGGAATCTGAGTCCTCATTTGATCCTTGGGAAATATTTTTACTTGTCATTTCTTCTTCGTGTTTTCATTCCATTTGTTGTTTGAGAAACTTTAAAGGGAGACGACGTACGTGCGACCAAACAGGCAGGATCCTCTTTGTGTTTGATAGCGGTCGGTTTAAAATGCGAGATAACACTATTTTCTTACTGTGCTTCTTTTCATACCTTCGAGTTTcctaaaaaaaatgtagtttagtcgtgttattttttcatgaaGACATTTCGTTGACCAAAACATGGCGGCCCGGTCGCCTCACGTGGATCttcaactttttgtttttttatgtaattaaaGCCGTTTATTTGCACACAGTTTCTATGATagtacagttttgtttttttgtttttgttttttttcttgggtgTGCgtttgtcaaaaataatttttatttcacttcagGCAGGAAACCGTGGTGGTGGACACTTTTAAAAGCTAAAGGTTTTGCGGTTTTCGCAGCCTTTAAGTGCGATTACTACAGAGGCgacatggaggaggaaaaaactaTGAAAGTTGGGGGAAAATAAAAGCTGTACTTTCTCAAGATCTCACTAAAGTTTCTTGCAGAGGTTTCTCGAGATATCGCAAAAGTTTCTCACAGAAGTTTCTCAGGCTTTTGCTGAATTTTCTCAGGATCTCACAAAAGTTTCTTGAGATTTCACAAAAGTTTTTACTTCTGCAAGATCCCAAGAAACTCAAGATCTCACAAAAGTTTTGCAAGATCTCAGAAGTTTTTTGAGATCTCACAAAAGTTTCTTGATCTCACAGAAGTTCTGGGATCAAGTACATTTCGTAAGATCTCTAGAAACTTTTGCAAGATATAAAGAAAGTTTTGTGGGATCTTGCAAAAGTACAtcttcagatatttttttttctggactCCATAGATAAACATGACTAACAATGTTTGAGTTCAGCACATATCTTTtgtttaatacaaaaatatgtcCACACACattaactcacacacactgtggcattttgtgaaatgatgGGAGTTTTGTTCGTACGTTTGGTCGGTTTTTGTTGTGACATCATTCCGTTATTTTTTGCAGGAAGAAGCGTCAGCATCGCTCTGGTCAGTATTTCAAACAAatgttattaaaaacaaaataataatttgaaaaatcatcatctttttCCGTCCTTCAGTTAACATACTATAATTTTATGCAATGCAACTGTAAATGCTTCTCCTCATGGagaataatattaaaaaaagagcaaataatAATGAACCAAATGTGGCATTTGCAAGCAGCTTGTGGGTTTGGCGATGCCTGTGATCCTCCGTCTGTAAACGGTGCAAAGAAATAATCGACGCTCGTTTTAACTGTTCGTCTTAAGAGTTTTTACCGTCCTCCAGCGAGGCTTAATGCTGCATCGAGAAGCCGAGATACTGACGATGAACCTGTGAAAAGGGTCGGGAGGGGCGGGTGGGGGAGGGGCAATGAGAATATGAGAATACTAAATTGTatacttaaataaatgttaatatttacagagaaatcTGTCTCTTGTTCTTTGTCAGACTAGTTCTGATTGTCCGGTCATGGTCGAGGATATTTTCGGGTTGTTGGGCCGTCCATCCTGTTTTTGTGAACACGATATATCCGTAACGCCTTCAGGGTGCTGTTGATCTGGGTGGTCAGTCCACAGATAGCCATGAAATTTTGATTCATGGTtgtcagaggatgaaccctagTGACTTGTTCTTGTCACCATCGTGaggttttcagtgaaatgttctGGACAAGTATCAGATTGATCGCCATAATCCGTGGTAGATTCATGCTAGACCTGCCTTTGTGGAGATGCTCTGAACCAGTCGTTCAATCATCACAGTGTACAATATATGATataccgtgtgtgtgtgtgtgtgtgtgtgtgtggagtgaaTGATCTTATTGTACAAAATGTTTACTCACCGCTGTGGCTCCTCTGTTGTTATAGTTTGACTATAAACTATATTTGTGACTTCGCTGTGTTGTCAGATGACTCTAGTTTTCTTTTTATCGTCGGTCACATTCCTGTTTGACCAGTTGAGCTTGAtaaaacttttttgtgtgtttttgtgccgATGTGGAGTTCATGTTGTGCTTGGAATTGGTTGTTTGGTCATAGTGCACTTAGTGTAATCATGAGACATAACTCATAAAAtagatattattttaaattacttttgttGTGGTATTGAAAAGGTCTTAAGTCGAAGGTGGCAGGTAAGTGTTTAAAGATGCTGTGTGTGGAATTTCAAATTGTCTTGCTTTGACGCCCTCTAGAGGTCACCATCCAACTTTTCCTGACAATTTTTTAGTATTTGTCTCTTAGCTATGCTAGCAGCCCAGCTGTAGGGATAGCGCCGTTGATCAGGTGGTCGGTCCACAGAAATCGCAAACAGACGTTTGTTGTCCTtagaggatgaattctaatgGCTTTATTGATCCTGGCACCATCATAAGGTTTTGAGTgaaactattggatggattgcaatGATTAGTGGTACATTTAGAGACATCGCTCCGACCTCTACATGCCATTATATcagagatgatcagtgttattcacctgtcagtggttttaatgtcgCTGATTGGACTCATGTTGTGATGAGTAATAGAGCGAGTATGGTATCAGATACTCAGACCTGCTGCCGTGTCTGTCAGCTGAGGATTTAATTTCCCTCCAATTAAACATGAGTCGTAACATTTAAGTGGCATTTCATTAAAGATGTGAAATGTTGTAATGAGCGGTCACTTAGTCACAGTAAACCCCACACACATCcctgagggaggggggggtcTGTATTTACTCTGAGCAGCTGTTTAATGAACTCCAGTGACTCTGTGTGTAAATAGACTGGATTAGAAACTGATTCATATACAGACAGATGGATCTGAGTCTCTGCCAGTTGAAGTAAGATCAAATGAAACTTTCCTctgtgggggagggggagcTGTGATCTTTGTACAGTGCAATATCAGTCGATCCTACTCCAACATATCCATAGGTAAAACCTGACTCAATGTcaaataagacagaactgctataaacagtaaactaCTGCTACTGATGCAAATAGCAGCCATTTTGTCTTATGTCAGGGTTGGTGCCATTGGTCTTCAGGGGGCGTTCCAATTGAAACTTCCAACTATgaactcagaaattcagacttcCGAGTGCAACTGGAACTCACCAATaggctgaaaatgtaaaagctgTGCACAAGGTGGGGCAGTGTTGTCACAGTTTGCGTATCTCCAGTTTCCATGATGGTTGCATTTTCAGGCCCCCAAATCGCAGGTTGTCTTGTGAACAAAAGGCGAAACTGCAACAGTGGTTTACCGTTGTATACTAAAACCATTGTTGCGTAAACAGGACCTTAGATGTAGTTTTTTGTTGCAGAGTTGCACAAGTGgtaattttgattttttataaGAGATATTCACTCTAAACAAGGTAATTAAACAAGAACCTAGGATTAATCTGTAGTAGACCGTTAAAAACAAATCACCTGTCATGTACAGTGTAAACCTGTCTGTATCTCTGTCCTGTGTTAAAGTCTGGGAGTGTTGATGGACAGTAAGCAGCAGCTGTTGCTGAAGTCCGATCATATAACAACCCTCTGTGTGAGTTTGTAGTAGAGTTTAATCCCTCTGTGAGCGGCTTTTATTAGAGAACACGGGGGTTGATCCTCCTCTCAGGTCGCCAACATGGAGCTTTTACATCAAGTCAAGTGATGACACCTTTTAAGAGTCTGTTTTTAACGGCTCAGTGATTTGATACTTACACTTTCAGAAGTAAAAAACAGTTGTGGTGTTCTACCTGCCTTTGAGCCTTTCAAATTTTGAAAAGTAGATTTATcagtaaatcattttaaagaacATTATTCTGATCCTGAGCCTGAGGAAATGAAGACATTTATGTCTCTACAAATTAGACCATCGTAGGTTTCTGTAtcaaaaacaacaggaacaaaaaCTTTAAAGAGTAAACTGAGTCAGGACATGAGCTTTTATTTCTCTACACGTCAGTATATTCACAGTAGGTTTCACACGGTAACAAAATATTACAGTAGcaactgaaacagagagaagtgcAGTCTGCTGCTCCACTGTGTGACAAGTTAAATAAAGTACTgttaaaaagtgacatttggTGTGAAGTAAAAATTCAAATATTTCAATACAAAGTGAGAAGAGTTGAGCTGAGATCAGTCGGTGAGTTTAGGTCTGCGACAGATCCACCTGAAACGACAACATTATTCAGTTACAGCAGATTTTAGActgtaagatcctttttgtttaaccagaaacatcgctgTATATCACAACCAGACtctattgacaaaaacagtaaaaaaaaatgtggcatttcagcagctcctgtcttctgctcagtaaaattcctatttttgtcagtggagtctggtagagatatatagagatgtttctggttaaactgaaaggatcttcctctttaataaaaagctctgtctctggaggaatcccATCATAATGCTCTCAGACACTAAGAACTTTAACAGACGGACTTTGACAACTTTCACAAAAGGCCAAACTCTGACTTTTACTCTTTGTGATAGTCTGGccaacactttgtttttcagctcgTCTGCTCttctcagcagctctctgagcCATCAGTCTTATCAAACAGCAGTGAAGAAGTCAAACTATTTATAACCTGACTGAGAGTTGAGGAattcacagactgacagagactGTCGTCTGATGACAGCAGGCACTCACACTGAGGGGGTCTAATGGCTTTTGGAGGCTAAATTATGTCTGGGATGCTTTCACTCAAGCGAAACAGAAGGTAAAAAGGCAGTGACAGACTCACAGGAAGTCTTACCCTTTTTAAAGACCTGATGCTGCTTCCACGAATTGCTGCCATTAGGTCATCGCGGCTCGACCTCTGTGGCGGCGGCAGGCGGGACGATTCGTCTCGTCTCTTCTGAAGTGATGGTTTCAAAGCATTCTTCAGGTCTTTAAGGATATCTGCGCTCTCTTTTTCATTGGCACCATTCTTGAGCTTCTTTGACTTCGGTTTCCTCTGGTTTGATTGACCCTTTGTGGTGTTTGAGCCTTCATGCTGTTTGACCATTTCGGCGATCTTCCTTGTTGGCGGGTCAAGAGATGGAGGCGGAGGAGGATTTCTGTTCTGATTTTCAACAGTCTTAGAGGATTGTGATGGCTTTTTTAATGGTCTGTTTTCTGCTGGTGAAACTTGTCCTGACACCTCTGGAGGACTCTGTTCCTTCTTCTGTTGAAGTCTCCTCTGTCGCTGTTGGTCTTGGTTGCGTGTCAGGATGCTGGTCGCCGTCATCCTGGGTCCAGGGAGGTCGAACTGGTAGCCGAGCTTGAGCAGAGTGGTGTTCTCCCTCAGCAACTGGACCATCTCCATCTCTACTTTACCCCCACAGATGTGCCTCTGGTTGTGAAAGCGAAGCTCCACCAGTGTCCTGTTGTGCTGCAGCGCCGTCAGCAAGGCCAGGATGCCTTGGCCGGACACAAAGTTGGACTCGATGTTCAGGTTTCTGATGGAGCAGTTCTCACGGAGCATCTTGGAGATGGCAAAGGCGACCCGGTCATCAGCATGGGTGTTGGCGAGACTGAAAACATGTACATGGGTGTTTGTGCACAGTGCCTCAGCAAAACGAAGCAAGGTCTCCTGGGAGATGTCTTCGATGTTGTTGAGGTTGACCTCGTTCATTGTGGGATCGTCTCCCAGAATCTGCTCCAGAGCTTTGTCGATGATGATCGGGTTCCCACTCAGTCTGTCAGAGGTTGAGTTCAAGTTTTGATCTGTGGTTTCAGTCCTCTTTGATTCGCTCCGCGAACCTTTTGACGGAGCATTCTTCTGAGGACATTTACTCCTGATTGGAGCCTCCTTTTTACACTCatctttcttttcagtcttaTCCACCTTTGCGTCATTTTTGACAATAACATTTGGCACTTTCTTGTCTTTATTTGAAATCTTCTTCCTGTCATTGTCCAGAGAtttgctgctgttactgctggTCGCTGACACTCGCTCCCCCCTGCTTTTATCTGGCCGCCCCTCCTGCAGATGATAACAGGATAGAAAATTAGGTTGGACCCTGACATTCTCCAGCCTCTGGCTTTTAATTAAGAACCCTCTCCAAACGCTGGCAGACACTCATTAAAGCTGGCATTTCTCAGACAGGCTGTATTTTTAGACTGTCCAGCAACACATTAAAGTAAACTGGAAACATGTGACACTTTCTACATCATTATACATAATGTACCAGTGG
Above is a window of Lates calcarifer isolate ASB-BC8 linkage group LG10, TLL_Latcal_v3, whole genome shotgun sequence DNA encoding:
- the wasla gene encoding LOW QUALITY PROTEIN: WASP like actin nucleation promoting factor a (The sequence of the model RefSeq protein was modified relative to this genomic sequence to represent the inferred CDS: deleted 1 base in 1 codon), encoding MNSHPPARRVANVGSLLLTPQENECLFGYLGRKCILLCSAVVQVYGAERSGSWAKRCCGVACLVKDNPQRSYFIRVFDIKEGKTMYEQELYHNFSISSSRSYFISFAGDTCQIGLNFASEEEAKRFRAAINDLLNRRQRKTEKRGDPKNGPALPMATVDIKNPEINNVRFHNSHSHQQPYHLNNMLSHGGLTRKDKKTKGKKKKLTKADIGTPSNFQHIGHVGWDPNTGFDLNNLDPELKNLFDMCGISEAQLKDRETSKVIYDFIEKKGGVEAVKNELRRQAPPPPPSRGGPPPPPPPPPHSSAPPPPPPPSRGGRGAPPPPPPSRAPASAPPPPPPSRPGTLGAPPPPPPPTRGGHQPPPPPHHHHHHQPPPPPPPSASHSSIAPQAPPPPPPPLAQQSPVSGGGSAPAPPPPPPPPPPPPGPPPPLELDGVGGGGDSPHSPSPGGKSALLEQIRGGTQLKKVEQNHRAPASSTGRDALLDQIRQGIQLKTVSDHSESGPPTPAPTAGIVGALMEVMQKRSKAIHSSDEDEDDDEDEDFEDDDEWDD
- the lmod2a gene encoding leiomodin-2a, encoding MSTFGYRRELKKYEEVDEDELLAMLSSEELQELERELADLDPDDNVPIGLRQKDQTAKTPTGTFDRDALLKYWEDENKKLLEEGKVESNSVQEGRPDKSRGERVSATSSNSSKSLDNDRKKISNKDKKVPNVIVKNDAKVDKTEKKDECKKEAPIRSKCPQKNAPSKGSRSESKRTETTDQNLNSTSDRLSGNPIIIDKALEQILGDDPTMNEVNLNNIEDISQETLLRFAEALCTNTHVHVFSLANTHADDRVAFAISKMLRENCSIRNLNIESNFVSGQGILALLTALQHNRTLVELRFHNQRHICGGKVEMEMVQLLRENTTLLKLGYQFDLPGPRMTATSILTRNQDQQRQRRLQQKKEQSPPEVSGQVSPAENRPLKKPSQSSKTVENQNRNPPPPPSLDPPTRKIAEMVKQHEGSNTTKGQSNQRKPKSKKLKNGANEKESADILKDLKNALKPSLQKRRDESSRLPPPQRSSRDDLMAAIRGSSIRSLKRVDLSQT